A region from the Gallus gallus isolate bGalGal1 chromosome 25, bGalGal1.mat.broiler.GRCg7b, whole genome shotgun sequence genome encodes:
- the LOC101751678 gene encoding trichohyalin: protein MSHFLDSVSTIITVFYQHAKEDGDQSKLNRRKMKEFIEKEFADAIVNPHDPQTIEKILQFLEWDGDGEIDFNEFLLLVFRVAKACYWYLQKGQCLLQRTKLITSSKTIQEPEIKNRGSRQQLQEEEPQTLERNRHPPCIPEPQPDTRVQDLETHEETGSHRQQHNTQSRADARQSTRPSEIIPQEYEEQTQEPCDQRSRQRRQPPELDRLGDLQSHKHGSLKAAQNDERQNQEKPQREQLADVRSCSHSCEPQLLPDRRSDRQPREPALPAYDQRNHRPQDQEAVAHGRSSRRPHEPEEADRGRHNQPRNPELLKDERSRNHLRKLEQKELERSSRQPCKPECLDSERLHQSYLQEPLVISHKYNNTRELEEDYYEQGKTQKDRKSCESMMEERTQEDSVAEAEATVKIRRETQKREREEEAKRPRESARYQRTQENTVAEAEADVEIHRVSRGRERELEDRRPHESVRHVKTQENIVAEAEADVEIRRVSREREREQEDRRPRDSERYDRTREDIVAEAEANVEIRRVSRGREREEDRRPDELVRYVKTQEDIVAEAEADVQIPCVSRKREREGKLRRPRESVRYERTREDIAAEAEADVEIRHVTQKRETGQEDRKPRESQRYDKTREDVVAEAEADVEIRRVSRGREREQEDRRPRESQSYERTREDIAAEAEADVEIHRVSRERKREEEARRPRELLRSGQRWEDIVAEAEADVEIHRVSREREREEEARRPRDSVRYERTREDVVAEAEADVEIRRVSRGREREQEDRRPRESQRYERTREDIAAEAEADVEIRRVSQGREREQEDRRPRESQRYERTREDIVAEAEADVEIRRVSRGREREEARRPHQLVRYVKTQEDLVAEAEANVEIHRVSREREREEEARRPRDSVRYERTREDIAAEAEADVEIRRVSRGREREEARRPNELVRYVKTQEDTVAEAEADVEIHHVSREREREEEARRPRDSVRYERTREDIVAEAEADVEIRRVSRGREREQEDRRPRESQRHERTREDIAAEAEANVEIRRVSRERKREEEARRPRDSVRYERTREDTVAEAEADVEIRRVSRGREREEARRPCELVRYVKTQEDIVAEAEADVEIHRVSREREREEEARRPRDSVRYERTREDIAAEAEADVEIRRVSRGREREQEDRRPRESQRYERTREDIVAEAEADVEIRRVSRGREREQDDRRPRESQRYERTREDIVAEAEAEVEIHRVSRGREREEARRPDDSVRYVKTQEDIVAEAEADVEIRRVSREREREEEARRPRDSVRYERTQENIVAEAEADVEIRRVSRGRKREEEARRPRESQRYERTREDIVAEAEADVEIRRVSQEREREEEARRPRDSVRYERTREDIVAEADLEIRRVSRERKREEEARRPRESQRYERTREDIVAEAEADVEIRRVSRGREREEARRPRESVRYVKTQEDIVAEAEADVEIYRVSREREREEARRPRDSVRYDRTREDIAAEAEADVEICRVSRGREREEARRPNELVRYVKTQEDTVAEAEADVEIHRVSREREREEEARRPRDSVRYERTREDIVAEAEADVEIRRVSRGREREQEDRRPRESQRYERTQEDIVAEAEADVEIRRVSRGREREQEDRRPHKSQRYERTREDIAAEAEADVEIRRVSRGREREQEDRRPRESQRYERTREDIVAEAEADVEIRRVSRGREREEARRPRDSVRYERTREDIVAEAEADVEIHRVSREREREEEARRPRDSVRYERTREDIVAEAEADVEIRRVSQGREREQEARRPCESQRYERTREDIVAEAEADVEIRRVSRGREREQDDRRPRESQRYERTREDIVAEAEAEVEIHRASRGREREEARRPDDSVRYVKTREDIVAEAEAEVEIRRVSREREREEEARRPRDSVRYERTQENIVAEAEADVEIRRVSRGREREQEDRRPRESQRYERTREDIVAEAEADVEIRRVSREREREEEARRPRDSVRYERTREDIVAEADLEIRRVSREREREEEARRPRESQRYERTREDIVAEAEADVEIRRVSRGREREEARRPRESVRYVKTQEDIVAEAEADVEIYRVSREREREEARRPRDSVRYERTREDIAAEAEADVEIRRVSRGREREEARRPNELVRYVKTQEDTVAEAEADVEIHRVSREREREEEARRPRDSVRYERTREDIAAEAEADVEIRRASQGREREQEDRRPHKSQRYERTREDIAAEAEADVEIRRVSRGREREEARRPCELVRYVKTQEDIVAEAEADVEIHRVSREREREEEARRPRDSVRYERTREDIVAEAEADVKIRRVSRGREREQEDRRPRESQRYERTWEDIVAEAEAEVEIHRASRGREREEARRPDDSVRYVKTREDIVAEAEADVEIRRVSQGREREQEARRPRESQRYERTREDIVAEAEAEVEIRRVSRGREREEARRPNELVRYVKTREDIVAEAEADVEIRRVSRGREREQEARRPRESQRYERTREDIVAEAEADVEIRRVSQERERQEEARRPRDSVRYDRTREDIVAEAEADVEIRHVTQKREREQEDRRPRKSQRYERTREDIVAEAEAEVEIRRVSRGREREEARRPNELVRYVKTREDSVAEAEAEVEIRRVSREREREEEARRPRDSVRYERTREDIVAEADLEIRWVSRERKREEEARRPRESQRYERTREDIVAEAEADVEIHRVTREREREEARKPRDSVRYERTREDIVAEAEADVEIRRVSRGREREQEDRRPHESQRYERTREDIVAEADVQIHRVSQKREREQEARRPRESVRYEKTQEDILAEAEADVEIRHVSREREREEARRPRESLRYERTQEDIVTDAEAEVCREEVERADSLHEYEEAVKERRAVRSRAREEAPVRERRLDRQRDLEVERNRFPVRDDQGERQERSLYQTVDVDSRDLVPPGEVPSVTDVRVRYIPSDPDVRPEVQAVPEPCEPQSIAYLIHVIQNLNDPKATTYEIICQQSNDSGQPVYVRKCYVSPQPPVGPCKESSVLEPELQHLPSSSSQENARELEEPRKGEIRERSATGVKEGASAPELDSLKDDTSQAETREDRRDHQSPSVHDVEEKNHQPEGDGPKATEEEVSQEAESQGNKDREAKSRSPAARAPELQEAHKQGQQAAEEPRHPVPQRDEAGCCHEDAELPSPDRSRQAREEENSKRSSQQENNTQPQREEERSPMAPQALSHPMRDEAKAP, encoded by the exons ATGTCTCACTTCTTAGATAGTGTTTCCACCATCATTACTGTCTTTTACCAACATGCAAAGGAAGATGGAGACCAATCCAAACTCAACCGAAGAAAGATGAAGGAGTTCATCGAGAAGGAATTTGCAGATGCCATAGTG AACCCACATGACCCTCAGACAATTGAAAAGATTCTGCAGTTTCTGGagtgggatggagatggggaaatTGATTTTAATGAGTTCCTGCTTTTGGTATTCAGAGTAGCTAAGGCCTGCTACTGGTACCTGCAGAAGGGACAATGCCTTctgcaaagaacaaaactgaTAACCAGCAGCAAGACAATCCAAGAGCCTGAAATTAAGAACAGAGGGAGCCGTCAGCAGCTCCAGGAAGAGGAACCACAAACACTTGAGCGTAATCGCCATCCCCCCTGCATACCTGAGCCACAACCAGACACAAGGGTACAGGATCTTGAGACACACGAGGAGACAGGAAGTCATCGCCAGCAACATAacacacaaagcagagctgatGCAAGACAAAGCACCAGGCCGAGTGAAATAATCCCTCAGGAATATGAAGAACAAACCCAAGAGCCATGCGACCAACGAAGCAGACAAAGACGTCAGCCACCTGAGCTGGACAGACTGGGAGATTTACAAAGCCACAAGCATGGCAGCTTGAAGGCAGCACAGAATGATGAGAGACAAAATCAAGAGAAGCCTCAACGAGAGCAACTGGCAGacgtgaggagctgcagccattcCTGTgaaccacagctgctgccagacCGGCGGAGTGACCGTCAGCCACGTGAGCCAGCATTGCCAGCTTATGATCAAAGAAACCATAGACCACAAGATCAAGAGGCAGTGGCACATGGCAGAAGCAGCCGTCGGCCACATGAGCCAGAAGAAGCAGATAGAGGAAGGCACAATCAACCACGAAATCCTGAATTACTCAAAGATGAGAGAAGCCGCAACCACCTACGTAAGTTGGAACAAAAAGAACTTGAAAGAAGCAGCCGCCAGCCGTGCAAGCCTGAATGCCTGGATTCAGAAAGGCTGCATCAGTCATACCTCCAGGAACCGCTAGTAATAAGCCATAAATACAATAATACAAGGGAGCTGGAAGAAGATTATTACGAACAAGGGAAAACTCAGAAGGACAGAAAATCATGTGAATCCATGATGGAAGAAAGAACACAAGAGGACAGTGTGGCAGAAGCTGAAGCCACTGTAAAGATCCGCCGTGAGACccaaaaaagggagagagaagaggaggccaaGAGACCACGTGAATCGGCCAGGTACCAGAGGACACAGGAGAACACTGTGGCTGAAGCGGAAGCTGATGTGGAGATCCACCGTGTGAGccgaggaagggagagagaactggAGGACAGGAGACCTCATGAATCAGTGAGACATGTGAAAACACAAGAGAATAttgtggctgaagctgaagctgatGTGGAGATCCGCCGTGTGTCCCGGGAACGGGAGAGAGAACAAGAGGACAGGAGACCCCGTGACTCAGAGAGGTATGACAGGACACGGGAGGACAttgtggctgaagctgaagccAATGTGGAGATCCGCCGTGTGTCccgaggaagggagagagaagaggacAGGAGACCCGATGAGTTGGTGAGGTATGTGAAAACACAAGAGGACAttgtggctgaagctgaagctgatGTGCAGATCCCCTGTGTGTCCCGAAAAcgggagagggaggggaagcTCAGGAGACCCCGTGAATCAGTGAGGTATGAGAGAACACGGGAGGACATTGCGGCAGAAGCGGAAGCCGATGTGGAGATCCGCCACGTGACCCAAAAACGGGAAACAGGACAAGAGGACAGGAAACCACGTGAATCACAGAGGTATGATAAGACACGGGAGGATGttgtggctgaagctgaagccGATGTGGAGATCCGCCGTGTGTCccgaggaagggagagagaacaaGAGGACAGGAGACCACGTGAATCACAGAGCTATGAGAGGACACGGGAGGACATTGCGGCGGAAGCTGAAGCCGATGTGGAGATCCACCGGGTGAGCCGGGAAcggaagagagaagaggaggccagGAGACCTCGTGAATTGTTGAGGTCAGGACAGAGATGGGAGGACAttgtggctgaagctgaagccGATGTGGAGATCCACCGTGTGTCCCGGGAACgggaaagagaagaggaggccagGAGACCTCGTGACTCAGTGAGGTATGAGAGGACACGGGAGGACGttgtggctgaagctgaagccGATGTGGAGATCCGCCGTGTGTCccgaggaagggagagagaacaaGAGGACAGGAGACCACGTGAATCACAGAGGTATGAGAGGACACGGGAGGACATTGCGGCAGAAGCTGAAGCTGATGTGGAGATCCGCCGTGTGTCccaaggaagggagagagaacaaGAGGACAGGAGACCACGTGAATCACAGAGGTATGAGAGGACACGGGAGGACAttgtggctgaagctgaagctgatGTGGAGATCCGCCGTGTGTCccgaggaagggagagagaagaggcCAGGAGACCCCATCAGTTGGTGAGGTATGTGAAAACACAAGAGGACCttgtggctgaagctgaagctaATGTGGAGATCCATCGTGTGTCCCGGGAACgggagagagaagaggaggccagGAGACCCCGTGACTCAGTGAGGTATGAGAGGACACGGGAGGACATTGCGGCGGAAGCTGAAGCCGATGTGGAGATCCGCCGTGTGTCccgaggaagggagagagaagaggcCAGGAGACCCAATGAGCTGGTGAGGTATGTGAAAACACAAGAGGACActgtggctgaagctgaagccGATGTGGAGATCCACCATGTGTCCCGGGAACgggaaagagaagaggaggccagGAGACCCCGTGACTCAGTGAGGTATGAGAGGACACGGGAGGACAttgtggctgaagctgaagccGATGTGGAGATCCGCCGTGTGTCccgaggaagggagagagaacaaGAGGACAGGAGACCACGTGAATCACAGAGGCATGAGAGAACACGGGAGGACATTGCGGCGGAAGCTGAAGCTAATGTGGAGATCCGCCGTGTGAGCCGGGAAcggaagagagaagaggaggccagGAGACCTCGTGACTCAGTGAGGTATGAGAGGACACGGGAGGACACTGTGGCTGAAGCGGAAGCTGATGTGGAGATCCGCCGTGTGTCccgaggaagggagagagaagaggcCAGGAGACCCTGTGAGTTGGTGAGGTATGTGAAAACACAAGAGGACAttgtggctgaagctgaagccGATGTGGAGATCCATCGTGTGTCCCGGGAACgggaaagagaagaggaggccagGAGACCCCGTGACTCAGTGAGGTATGAGAGGACACGGGAGGACATTGCggctgaagctgaagctgatGTGGAGATCCGCCGTGTGTCccgaggaagggagagagaacaaGAGGACAGGAGACCACGTGAATCACAGAGGTATGAGAGGACACGGGAGGACAttgtggctgaagctgaagccGATGTGGAGATCCGCCGTGTGTCccgaggaagggagagagaacaaGACGACAGGAGACCACGTGAATCACAGAGGTATGAGAGGACACGGGAGGACAttgtggctgaagctgaagctgaagtGGAGATCCACCGTGTGTCccgaggaagggagagagaggaggcCAGGAGACCCGATGACTCAGTGAGGTATGTGAAAACACAAGAGGACAttgtggctgaagctgaagccGATGTGGAGATCCGCCGTGTGAGCCGAGAAcgggagagggaagaggaggccAGGAGACCCCGTGACTCAGTGAGGTATGAGAGGACACAAGAGAATAttgtggctgaagctgaagccGATGTGGAGATCCGCCGTGTGTCCcgaggaaggaagagagaagaggaggccagGAGACCACGTGAATCACAGAGGTATGAGAGGACACGGGAGGACATcgtggctgaagctgaagccGATGTGGAGATCCGCCGTGTGAGCCAAGAAcgggagagggaagaggaggccAGGAGACCCCGTGACTCAGTGAGGTATGAGAGGACACGGGAGGACATCGTGGCTGAAGCTGATTTGGAGATCCGCCGGGTGAGCCGGGAAcggaagagagaagaggaggccagGAGACCACGTGAATCACAGAGGTATGAGAGGACACGGGAGGACAttgtggctgaagctgaagctgatGTGGAGATCCGCCGTGTGTCccgaggaagggaaagagaagaggcCAGGAGACCCCGTGAGTCGGTGAGGTATGTGAAAACACAAGAGGACAttgtggctgaagctgaagccGATGTGGAGATCTACCGTGTGTCCAGGGAACGGGAGAGGGAAGAGGCCAGGAGACCCCGTGATTCAGTTAGGTATGACAGAACACGGGAGGACATTGCGGCTGAAGCTGAAGCCGATGTGGAGATCTGCCGTGTGTCccgaggaagggagagagaagaggcCAGGAGACCCAATGAGCTGGTGAGGTATGTGAAAACACAAGAGGACActgtggctgaagctgaagccGATGTGGAGATCCACCGTGTGTCCCGGGAACgggaaagagaagaggaggccagGAGACCCCGTGACTCAGTGAGGTATGAGAGGACACGGGAGGACATTGTGGCGGAAGCTGAAGCTGATGTGGAGATCCGCCGTGTGTCccgaggaagggagagagaacaaGAGGACAGGAGACCACGTGAATCACAGAGGTATGAGAGGACACAGGAGGACATTGTAGCGGAAGCTGAAGCCGATGTGGAGATCCGCCGTGTGTCccgaggaagggagagagaacaaGAGGACAGGAGACCACATAAATCACAGAGGTATGAGAGGACACGGGAGGACATTGCGGCGGAAGCGGAAGCTGATGTGGAGATCCGCCGTGTGTCccgaggaagggagagagaacaaGAGGACAGGAGACCACGTGAATCACAGAGGTATGAGAGGACACGGGAGGACAttgtggctgaagctgaagccGATGTGGAGATCCGCCGTGTGTCccgaggaagggagagagaagaggcCAGGAGACCCCGTGACTCAGTGAGGTATGAGAGGACACGGGAGGACAttgtggctgaagctgaagccGATGTGGAGATCCATCGTGTGTCCCGGGAACgggaaagagaagaggaggccagGAGACCCCGTGACTCAGTGAGGTATGAGAGGACACGGGAGGACAttgtggctgaagctgaagccGATGTGGAGATCCGCCGTGTGTCccaaggaagggagagagaacaaGAGGCCAGGAGACCATGTGAATCACAGAGGTATGAGAGAACACGGGAGGACATTGTGGCGGAAGCTGAAGCTGATGTGGAGATCCGCCGTGTGTCccgaggaagggagagagaacaaGACGACAGGAGACCACGTGAATCACAGAGGTATGAGAGGACACGGGAGGACATcgtggctgaagctgaagctgaagtGGAGATCCACCGTGCGTCccgaggaagggagagagaggaggcCAGGAGACCCGATGACTCAGTGAGGTATGTGAAAACACGAGAGGACAttgtggctgaagctgaagctgaagtGGAGATCCGCCGTGTGAGCCGAGAAcgggagagggaagaggaggccAGGAGACCCCGTGACTCAGTGAGGTATGAGAGGACACAAGAGAATAttgtggctgaagctgaagccGATGTGGAGATCCGCCGTGTGTCccgaggaagggagagagaacaaGAGGACAGGAGACCACGTGAATCACAGAGGTATGAGAGGACACGGGAGGACATcgtggctgaagctgaagccGATGTGGAGATCCGCCGTGTGAGCCGAGAAcgggagagggaagaggaggccAGGAGACCCCGTGACTCAGTGAGGTATGAGAGGACACGGGAGGACATCGTGGCTGAAGCTGATTTGGAGATCCGCCGGGTGAGCCGGGAACgggagagagaagaggaggccagGAGACCACGTGAATCACAGAGGTATGAGAGGACACGGGAGGACAttgtggctgaagctgaagctgatGTGGAGATCCGCCGTGTGTCccgaggaagggaaagagaagaggcCAGGAGACCCCGTGAGTCGGTGAGGTATGTGAAAACACAAGAGGACAttgtggctgaagctgaagccGATGTGGAGATCTACCGTGTGTCCCGGGAACGGGAGAGGGAAGAGGCCAGGAGACCCCGTGATTCAGTTAGGTATGAGAGGACACGGGAGGACATTGCGGCGGAAGCTGAAGCCGATGTGGAGATCCGCCGTGTGTCccgaggaagggagagagaagaggcCAGGAGACCCAATGAGCTGGTGAGGTATGTGAAAACACAAGAGGACActgtggctgaagctgaagccGATGTGGAGATCCACCGTGTGTCCCGGGAACgggaaagagaagaggaggccagGAGACCCCGTGACTCAGTGAGGTATGAGAGGACACGGGAGGACATTGCGGCGGAAGCTGAAGCTGATGTGGAGATCCGCCGTGCGTCccaaggaagggagagagaacaaGAGGACAGGAGACCACATAAATCACAGAGGTATGAGAGGACACGGGAGGACATTGCGGCGGAAGCCGAAGCTGATGTGGAGATCCGCCGTGTGTCccgaggaagggagagagaagaggcCAGGAGACCCTGTGAGTTGGTGAGGTATGTGAAAACACAAGAGGACAttgtggctgaagctgaagccGATGTGGAGATCCATCGTGTGTCCCGGGAACgggaaagagaagaggaggccagGAGACCCCGTGACTCAGTGAGGTATGAGAGGACACGGGAGGACATTGTGGCGGAAGCTGAAGCCGATGTGAAGATCCGCCGTGTGTCccgaggaagggagagagaacaaGAGGACAGGAGACCACGTGAATCACAGAGGTATGAGAGGACATGGGAGGACAttgtggctgaagctgaagctgaagtGGAGATCCACCGTGCGTCccgaggaagggagagagaggaggcCAGGAGACCCGATGACTCAGTGAGGTATGTGAAAACACGAGAGGACAttgtggctgaagctgaagccGATGTGGAGATCCGCCGTGTGTCccaaggaagggagagagaacaaGAGGCCAGGAGACCACGTGAATCACAGAGGTATGAGAGGACACGGGAGGACATcgtggctgaagctgaagctgaagtGGAGATCCGCCGTGTGTCccgaggaagggagagagaggaggcCAGGAGACCCAATGAGTTGGTGAGGTATGTGAAAACACGAGAGGACAttgtggctgaagctgaagccGATGTGGAGATCCGCCGTGTGTCccgaggaagggagagagaacaaGAGGCCAGGAGACCACGTGAATCACAGAGGTATGAGAGGACACGGGAGGACAttgtggctgaagctgaagccGATGTGGAGATCCGCCGTGTGAGCCAAGAACGGGAGAGGCAAGAGGAGGCCAGGAGACCCCGTGACTCAGTGCGTTATGACAGAACACGGGAGGACAttgtggctgaagctgaagccGATGTGGAGATCCGCCACGTGACccaaaaaagggagagagaacaaGAGGACAGGAGACCACGTAAATCACAGAGGTATGAGAGGACACGGGAGGACATcgtggctgaagctgaagctgaagtGGAGATCCGCCGTGTGTCccgaggaagggagagagaggaggcCAGGAGACCCAATGAGTTGGTGAGGTATGTGAAAACACGAGAGGACAGcgtggctgaagctgaagctgaagtGGAGATCCGCCGTGTGAGCCGAGAAcgggagagggaagaggaggccAGGAGACCCCGTGACTCAGTGAGGTATGAGAGGACACGGGAGGACATCGTGGCTGAAGCTGATTTGGAGATCCGCTGGGTGAGCCGGGAAcggaagagagaagaggaggccagGAGACCACGTGAATCACAGAGGTATGAGAGGACACGGGAGGACAttgtggctgaagctgaagccGATGTGGAGATCCACCGTGTGACCCGGGAACGGGAGAGGGAAGAGGCCAGGAAACCTCGTGACTCAGTGAGGTATGAGAGGACACGGGAGGACATTGTGGCTGAAGCCGAAGCCGATGTGGAGATCCGCCGTGTGTCccgaggaagggagagagaacaaGAGGACAGGAGACCTCATGAATCACAGAGGTATGAGAGGACACGGGAGGACATTGTCGCTGAAGCTGATGTGCAGATCCACCGCGTGTCtcaaaaaagggagagagaacaaGAGGCCAGAAGACCCCGTGAATCAGTGAGGTATGAGAAGACACAGGAGGATATtttggctgaagctgaagccGATGTGGAGATCCGCCACGTGTCCCGGGAACGGGAGAGAGAAGAGGCCAGGAGACCCCGTGAATCATTGAGGTATGAGAGGACACAAGAGGACATTGTGACTGATGCTGAAGCAGAGGTTTGTCGTGAGGAGGTAGAAAGGGCAGATTCCCTCCATGAGTATGAGGAAGCTGTGAAGGAGAGGAGGGCTGTACGGTCACGAGCGAGGGAAGAGGCCCCTGTAAGAGAAAGGAGGCTTGATCGTCAGCGGGACCTGGAAGTGGAGCGAAATAGGTTCCCAGTACGCGATGATCAGGGAGAAAGGCAGGAGAGAAGCCTCTACCAAACTGTGGATGTTGATAGCAGAGACCTTGTTCCCCCCGGTGAAGTTCCATCTGTCACTGATGTGAGGGTCCGCTATATCCCCTCTGACCCTGATGTACGCCCAGAGGTACAGGCTGTCCCTGAGCCCTGTGAGCCTCAATCCATCGCGTATTTGATCCATGTTATCCAGAACCTGAATGATCCCAAAGCTACCACATATGAGATCATCTGCCAGCAGTCCAATGATTCAGGGCAGCCTGTCTATGTAAGGAAATGCTACGTTTCACCACAGCCACCAGTTGGGCCGTGCAAAGAAAGCAGCGTCCTGGAGCCCGAACTGCAGCATCTGCCATCTTCCAGTTCCCAGGAAAATGCAAGGGAGCTCGAGGAGCCCAGGAAAGGTGAGATACGGGAAAGGTCTGCAACAGGAGTGAAGGAAGGGGCTTCTGCCCCTGAGTTGGATAGCTTGAAGGATGACACCAGCCAGGCTGAGACTAGGGAAGACAGGAGGGACCACCAGAGTCCCAGTGTGCATGACGTGGAAGAGAAGAATCATCAGCCAGAGGGTGATGGACCAAAAGCCACTGAAGAGGAAGTCTCACAGGAAGCCGAATCCCAAGGAAACAAAGACAGGGAGGCCAAGAGCCGTTCACCTGCAGCCCGGgctccagagctgcaggaagctcACAAGCAGGGCCAGCAAGCTGCAGAAGAACCACGTCACCCAGTGCCCCAAAGGGACGAAGCTGGCTGCTGCCATGAGGATGCAGAGCTCCCTTCACCAGACAGGAGCCGCCAGGCACgagaagaggaaaacagcaaaaggagCTCCCAGCAAGAGAATAACACTCAGCCTCAACGTGAGGAGGAACGCAGCCCCATGGCCCCACAAGCACTAAGCCATCCTATGAGGGATGAGGCCAAGGCACCCTGA